One window of Botrimarina mediterranea genomic DNA carries:
- the fliG gene encoding flagellar motor switch protein FliG produces the protein MPAITTPTGLHKAAVVLMSLPEEQASEVMKRFSPREIEQVSIEIARLERVSVEEQEEAIREFAETNPVNGDGGGLEFAKKLVKGALGHEATDTIDKLRQSIEALPFGFLRNVDTQNIATYLVDEHPQTIALILAHLPASFSAAILGGLPPDRQLAVVRRMATMGQTNPEIVREVESGLERRMSSVMSQSFQVAGGVEAVAAMLNVIDRATERSLLDGIATDDPDLVEEIRHLMFVFDDIGKLGQKDIQQVLKSVETSQWALALKGASPELKDKILSNISQRAGDMLREEMEFLGAVKVSAVEEVQQKIVDIVRGLEDSGVIELNASGEEEQLVQ, from the coding sequence CAAGGCCGCCGTCGTGCTGATGAGCCTGCCCGAGGAGCAGGCGTCGGAGGTGATGAAGCGCTTCTCACCGCGCGAGATCGAGCAGGTGTCGATCGAGATCGCCCGGCTCGAACGCGTCAGCGTCGAGGAGCAAGAAGAGGCGATCCGTGAGTTTGCCGAAACCAACCCCGTCAATGGCGACGGCGGCGGCCTCGAGTTCGCCAAGAAGCTCGTCAAAGGCGCGCTCGGCCATGAAGCCACCGACACCATCGACAAGCTCCGCCAGTCGATCGAAGCGCTGCCGTTCGGCTTCTTGCGGAACGTCGATACACAGAACATCGCGACCTACCTCGTCGATGAGCATCCTCAAACGATCGCCCTGATCCTGGCGCACCTGCCGGCGTCGTTCAGTGCGGCGATCCTCGGCGGCTTGCCTCCGGACCGCCAGCTCGCTGTCGTACGCCGGATGGCAACGATGGGGCAGACCAATCCCGAGATCGTCCGCGAAGTTGAGTCGGGGCTCGAACGCCGCATGTCGAGCGTTATGAGCCAGAGCTTCCAGGTCGCCGGCGGCGTCGAGGCGGTGGCCGCGATGCTCAACGTTATCGACCGCGCGACCGAGCGTTCGCTGCTCGACGGCATCGCGACCGACGATCCCGACCTAGTGGAAGAGATCCGCCACCTGATGTTCGTCTTCGACGACATCGGCAAGCTCGGCCAGAAGGACATCCAGCAGGTCCTCAAGTCGGTCGAGACCTCGCAGTGGGCGCTGGCGCTGAAGGGCGCGAGTCCCGAGCTGAAGGACAAGATCCTCAGCAACATCTCTCAACGCGCCGGCGACATGCTCCGCGAAGAGATGGAGTTCCTCGGCGCGGTGAAGGTCTCCGCGGTCGAAGAGGTACAGCAGAAGATTGTCGACATCGTCCGCGGCCTCGAAGACTCTGGCGTGATTGAGCTCAACGCGTCGGGCGAAGAAGAGCAGTTGGTGCAGTAG